One window from the genome of Salvia splendens isolate huo1 chromosome 9, SspV2, whole genome shotgun sequence encodes:
- the LOC121748753 gene encoding cysteine desulfurase 1, chloroplastic-like — protein MMILSMEAVLIKLPSSLRTIHPNPNRTLRTVPFASSSSAPSPLSTDPHLAPGSLAHLTRPDFPILHQEVNGKRLVYLDNAATSQKPAAVVNALRNYYEFYNSNVHRGIHYLSAKATDEYELARQKVANFINASDCREIVFTRNATEAINLVAYSWGLSNLKEGDEVILTIAEHHSAIVPWQFVAQKTGAVLKYVNLGEDEVPDVEKLREMISKRAKLVVVHHVSNVLASVLPIDQVVSWAHDAGAKVLVDACQSVPHMVVDVRSLDADFLVASSHKMCGPTGIGFLYGKSELLSSMPPFLGGGEMISDVFLDHSTYAEPPSKFEAGTPAIGEAIGLGAAIDYLSAIGMQKIHAYEVKLANYLYDRLSSVPSVRVYGPKPSRSVTRAALCSFNVEGVHPTDIATFLDQQHAVAIRSGHHCAQPLHRYLGVSSSARASLHFYNTKEDVDDFINALSDTIDFFASFK, from the exons atgatGATATTATCTATGGAGGCCGTCCTCATCAAACTCCCCTCCTCCCTCCGCACCATCCACCCCAACCCTAACCGCACTCTCCGCACCGTCCCCTTcgcttcctcctcctccgctCCCTCACCTCTTTCAACCGACCCGCACCTCGCCCCCGGATCCCTCGCGCACCTCACCCGCCCCGACTTCCCCATCCTCCACCAG GAGGTGAATGGGAAGAGGCTGGTGTATTTGGATAACGCCGCCACGTCGCAGAAGCCGGCGGCGGTGGTGAACGCCCTGCGGAATTATTACGAATTCTATAATTCGAACGTTCATCGCGGAATTCACTATCTCAG TGCAAAGGCGACGGATGAATATGAGCTGGCGAGGCAGAAGGTGGCGAATTTTATAAACGCATCCGACTGTAGAGAGATTGTGTTTACGAGAAATGCTACTGAGGCAATCAATTTGGTGGCTTATAGTTGGGGGCTCTCGAATCTCAAGGAGGGAGATGAG GTTATACTTACCATCGCTGAACATCACAGTGCTATTGTTCCTTGGCAATTTGTGGCTCAAAAGACTGGTGCAGTGTTGAAGTATGTAAATTTAGGAGAGGATGAAGTTCCAGATGTAGAAAAGCTAAGAGAAATGATCTCAAAGCGGGCCAAACTTGTCGTTGTTCATCATGTCTCCAATGTGCTGG CTTCTGTTCTCCCAATTGATCAAGTGGTAAGCTGGGCTCATGATGCTGGAGCCAAAGTGCTTGTTGATGCTTGTCAAAGTGTTCCTCATATGGTGGTTGACGTGAGGAGCCTTGATGCTGATTTCCTGGTTGCTTCGTCCCATAAG ATGTGTGGGCCTACAGGCATTGGGTTCTTATATGGTAAAAGTGAGCTCTTATCTTCCATGCCTCCTTTCTTAG GTGGTGGTGAAATGATATCAGATGTATTTTTAGATCACTCAACCTATGCTGAACCTCCATCTAA ATTTGAAGCTGGAACTCCTGCTATTGGAGAAGCCATTGGATTGGGGGCAGCAATCGATTATTTGTCAGCCATTGGGATGCAAAAGATTCATGCATATGAG GTAAAGCTAGCGAATTATCTGTATGATCGACTGAGCTCAGTACCCAGCGTCCGTGTCTATGGCCCTAAACCTTCTAGAAGCGTGACCAGAGCAGCATTATGCTCTTTCAATGTGGAAGGTGTTCATCCAACCGATATTGCAACTTTTCTCGACCAACAG CATGCCGTCGCAATTAGATCAGGTCACCATTGTGCTCAGCCTCTTCACCGGTATCTTGGGGTGAGCTCGAGTGCTCGCGCTAGCCTTCATTTCTACAATACAAAGGAGGATGTCGATGACTTCATCAATGCCCTCTCCGACACCATCGACTTTTTTGCATCTTTCAAGTAG
- the LOC121746948 gene encoding plant intracellular Ras-group-related LRR protein 7-like produces MGCCTSKSADSKASRTARWRSTGIVALRDSKLKTFPDEVLDLERSVRTLDLTNNKLVDVPTEINKLINLQRLVLTENVIERLPMNLGKLQYLKVMALDGNRITTLPDEFGQLVKLEKLSISRNLLLNLPETIGSLRNLMLLDVSNNKIKFLPESIGSCFSLEEIQANENSIEELPLSVCNLVHLKSLCLDNNKVKQIPPNLLKDCKSLQNISLHGNPISMDDFQQMEGFGDFEGRRKRKFDKLIDSNVMINSKGLDEGVDL; encoded by the exons ATGGGGTGCTGCACCAGCAAGAGCGCTGATTCCAAGGCCAGCCGCACCGCTCGCTGGCGCTCCACCGGAATAGTTGCCTTGCGCGACTCCAAATTGAAG ACATTTCCAGATGAAGTTCTTGATTTGGAAAGATCAGTCCGCACGCTTGATTTGACGAACAACAAATTAG TTGATGTGCCAACGGAGATAAACAAACTGATAAACTTGCAGCGGCTG GTTTTAACAGAAAATGTTATTGAGCGTCTGCCAATGAACTTGGGGAAGCTTCAATATCTAAAAGTTATGGCACTGGATGGAAATCGGATCACCACATTGCCTGATGAAT TTGGTCAATTGGTGAAACTGGAGAAGCTATCAATATCCCGAAATTTGTTACTAAACTTGCCTGAAACTATTGGGAGCTTGCGGAAT TTGATGCTGTTAGATGTGTCAAACAATAAGATAAAGTTTCTTCCTGAATCCATTGGTAGTTGCTTTTCTTTGGAGGAAATTCAAGCTAATG AAAATTCTATTGAAGAGCTCCCATTGTCAGTTTGCAATCTTGTTCATCTAAAGTCACTCTGTTTGGATAATAACAAAGTGAAGCAG ATACCTCCAAACTTGCTGAAAGATTGCAAAAGCCTGCAGAATATATCCCTCCACGGCAACCCCATTTCTATGGATGATTTTCAACAG ATGGAAGGCTTTGGAGATTTTGAAGGACGGAGGAAAAGGAAGTTCGACAAACTGATAGATTCGAACGTGATGATAAACTCCAAAGGCCTCGATGAGGGCGTTGATCTATGA
- the LOC121748140 gene encoding zinc finger protein ZAT4-like — protein MEEVDHKSNHKCKFCRKMFPCGRSLGGHMRSHLIASNDEPLCTKKKTKKRSQRYSDDSSLDLSSSSEQEEVAFTLILLSMDCTNSDSNNNNRIKSNRNDQSEVNKFRCMICNKAFSSYQALGGHRASHKKFKGCCAPTNLQDCKKSKDHECPICFKIFPSGQALGGHKRSHLINTTDHLRVEETQTPQVRRFLDLNLPAPVEEECNVELKPWWIGAARPNLRLKCV, from the coding sequence ATGGAAGAAGTTGATCACAAATCAAACCACAAGTGCAAATTCTGCCGCAAAATGTTCCCCTGCGGCCGGTCCCTCGGTGGCCACATGAGGTCTCACTTGATCGCCTCCAACGACGAACCATTGTGCACGaaaaagaagacgaagaagCGATCTCAAAGGTACTCGGACGATTCCTCCCTTGATCTCTCCTCCTCGTCCGAGCAGGAGGAGGTCGCCTTCACCTTGATACTCCTCTCCATGGATTGCACCAATTCCGACTCCAACAACAATAACAGAATCAAGAGCAATCGGAACGATCAATCCGAGGTTAACAAGTTTAGGTGCATGATTTGCAACAAGGCCTTCTCTTCCTACCAAGCATTAGGTGGCCACAGAGCCAGTCACAAAAAGTTTAAAGGTTGTTGTGCTCCCACCAATCTTCAAGATTGCAAGAAAAGCAAAGATCATGAGTGCCCAATTTGCTTCAAGATCTTCCCATCAGGCCAAGCATTGGGTGGTCACAAAAGATCCCATTTGATCAACACCACTGATCATCTTCGTGTCGAAGAGACACAAACTCCACAAGTTCGACGTTTCCTTGACCTCAACTTGCCTGCCCCGGTCGAGGAAGAGTGCAACGTTGAGTTGAAGCCGTGGTGGATTGGCGCGGCTCGGCCTAATCTCCGGCTGAAATGTGTATAG